The Oncorhynchus nerka isolate Pitt River linkage group LG9a, Oner_Uvic_2.0, whole genome shotgun sequence genome has a segment encoding these proteins:
- the LOC115134178 gene encoding 26S proteasome non-ATPase regulatory subunit 7-like, translating into MPELAVENVVVHPLVLLSVVDHFNRIGKVGNQKRVVGVLLGSWHKKVLDVSNSFAVPFDEDDKDDSVWFLDHDYLENMYNMFKKVNARERIVGWYHTGPKLHKNDIAINELIKQYCTNSVLVIIDVKPKDLGLPTEAYFSVEEIHDDGTPTSKTFEHVTSEIGAEEAEEVGVEHLLRDIKDTTVGTLSQRITNQVHGLKGLNSKLLDIRSYLERVAAGKLPINHQIIYHLQDIFNLLPDVNLLEFTKAFYLKTNDQMLVVYLASLIRSVVALHNLINNKISNRDAERKEGQEKEEGKKEKKEDKEKKEEKEKGDTSSRKDEKKKK; encoded by the exons ATGCCGGAGTTAGCGGTAGAAAATGTTGTTGTCCATCCACTTGTGTTGCTCAGCGTGGTGGATCATTTTAATAG AATAGGGAAAGTAGGCAACCAAAAGCGAGTAGTGGGTGTCCTCCTCGGCTCTTGGCATAAGAAAGTCCTTGATGTGTCCAACAGCTTTGCAG TGCCTTTTGATGAGGATGACAAGGATGATTCAGTGTGGTTCCTGGATCATGACTACTTGGAGAATATGTACAACATGTTCAAGAAAGTCAatg CCAGAGAGAGGATAGTGGGCTGGTATCACACAGGTCCTAAACTACATAAGAATGATATTGCCATCAATGAACTCATCAAGCAATACTGCACCAATTCA GTATTAGTGATCATTGATGTAAAGCCTAAGGACCTGGGCCTGCCTACAGAAGCCTACTTCTCGGTGGAGGAAATACATGAC GACGGCACCCCGACCTCCAAAACATTTGAACATGTGACCAGTGAGATTGGAGCcgaggaggcagaggaggtggGTGTGGAGCACCTTCTCAG AGACATCAAGGACACAACAGTTGGTACTCTGTCACAGCGTATCACTAACCAGGTACATGGCCTAAAGGGGCTCAACTCCAAGCTGCTGGACATCAGGTCTTACCTGGAGAGAGTGGCTGCAGGCAAGTTGCCCATCAACCATCAAATCATCTACCACCTACAGGACATCTTCAACCTGCTTCCTGATGTCAACCTTCTG GAGTTCACAAAGGCCTTCTACCTGAAGACCAATGACCAGATGCTAGTGGTCTACCTGGCATCCCTCATCCGCTCAGTGGTGGCTCTCCACAACCTCATCAACAACAAGATCTCCAACCGTGACGCTGAGAGGAAGGAGGGACAGGAGAAGGAAGAGggcaagaaggagaagaaggaagacaaggagaagaaggaagagaaggagaaaggcgACACCTCGTCTAGGAAAGATGAGAAAAAGAAGAAATGA
- the hprt1l gene encoding hypoxanthine phosphoribosyltransferase 1, like isoform X2: protein MAYIQIPDDEKGYKLDLFCVPKHYEEDLDQVIIPHGLIMDRTERLARDIVRDMGGHHIVALCVLKGGYTFFSDLLDYIKALNQNSDKSVPLTVDFIRLKSYCNDQSTNIVKVVGGDELSTLTGKDIVETGRTMETLLSLLSECNPKMVKVVSLLVKRTPRSSGYRPDYIGFEVPDSFLVGYALDYNEYFRDLSHICILNENAKEKYKV from the exons ATGGCCTATATCCAG ATACCCGATGATGAGAAGGGGTATAAATTGGACCTCTTCTGTGTCCCCAAACACTATGAGGAGGATTTAGACCAGGTTATCATCCCCCATGGACTGATCATGGACAG gactGAGCGCCTGGCTCGTGATATAGTCCGGGACATGGGGGGACACCATATAGTAGCACTGTGTGTTCTCAAAGGAGGTTATACATTCTTTTCCGACCTGCTGGACTACATCAAGGCCCTAAATCAGAACAGCGATAAGTCTGTCCCGTTGACTGTGGATTTCATTAGGCTAAAGAGCTATTGC AATGACCAGTCTACAAACATTGTCAAAGTTGTCGGAGGGGACGAGCTCTCAACTCTAACCGGGAAG GACATTGTGGAGACTGGGAGGACTATGGAGACACTGCTATCACTGCTGAGTGAATGCAATCCAAAGATGGTCAAAGTCGTCAG CCTTCTAGTCAAGAGAACACCAAGGAGCTCAGGATACAGACCAGACT ACATCGGGTTTGAGGTGCCAGATTCGTTTCTGGTGGGATATGCCCTGGACTACAATGAGTACTTCAGAGATCTCAGT CACATCTGTATACTGAACGAGAACGCAAAGGAGAAGTACAAAGTGTGA
- the hprt1l gene encoding hypoxanthine phosphoribosyltransferase 1, like isoform X1, with translation MAYIQIPDDEKGYKLDLFCVPKHYEEDLDQVIIPHGLIMDRTERLARDIVRDMGGHHIVALCVLKGGYTFFSDLLDYIKALNQNSDKSVPLTVDFIRLKSYCNDQSTNIVKVVGGDELSTLTGKNVLIVEDIVETGRTMETLLSLLSECNPKMVKVVSLLVKRTPRSSGYRPDYIGFEVPDSFLVGYALDYNEYFRDLSHICILNENAKEKYKV, from the exons ATGGCCTATATCCAG ATACCCGATGATGAGAAGGGGTATAAATTGGACCTCTTCTGTGTCCCCAAACACTATGAGGAGGATTTAGACCAGGTTATCATCCCCCATGGACTGATCATGGACAG gactGAGCGCCTGGCTCGTGATATAGTCCGGGACATGGGGGGACACCATATAGTAGCACTGTGTGTTCTCAAAGGAGGTTATACATTCTTTTCCGACCTGCTGGACTACATCAAGGCCCTAAATCAGAACAGCGATAAGTCTGTCCCGTTGACTGTGGATTTCATTAGGCTAAAGAGCTATTGC AATGACCAGTCTACAAACATTGTCAAAGTTGTCGGAGGGGACGAGCTCTCAACTCTAACCGGGAAG AATGTTTTGATAGTTGAG GACATTGTGGAGACTGGGAGGACTATGGAGACACTGCTATCACTGCTGAGTGAATGCAATCCAAAGATGGTCAAAGTCGTCAG CCTTCTAGTCAAGAGAACACCAAGGAGCTCAGGATACAGACCAGACT ACATCGGGTTTGAGGTGCCAGATTCGTTTCTGGTGGGATATGCCCTGGACTACAATGAGTACTTCAGAGATCTCAGT CACATCTGTATACTGAACGAGAACGCAAAGGAGAAGTACAAAGTGTGA
- the nudt7 gene encoding peroxisomal coenzyme A diphosphatase NUDT7, which produces MDLKEKTAAILKQYEVGSRFSYLPVLPKASVLIPLFVRDGEVHMLMTLRSQELRTNAGEVCFPGGKRDPRDRDDVDTALREAEEEIGLPPDQVDVVCTLFPIMNKSGLLVTPVVGFIEASFSPRPNPAEVSAVFTVPLEFFTREIDHSSYSATGIAGLLHSFQFPDPESGSHYQIWGLTAILAILVSVLALRKKPEFETGFDSDDPVSFFQHNLNKRISKL; this is translated from the exons ATGGACCTAAAAGAAAAGACAGCTGCCATATTGAAGCAATATGAAGTCGGGAGCAGATTCTCGTACTTGCCGGTCTTGCCCAAAGCCTCGGTGTTGATACCGCTGTTTGTGAGGGACGGAGAGGTCCACATGTTGATGACTCTACGCTCCCAAGAG CTGAGGACCAACGCAGGCGAGGTGTGTTTCCCAGGTGGGAAGAGGGACCCGAGGGACAGGGATGACGTAGACACGGCtctgagagaggcagaggaggagataggCCTTCCTCCTGACCAGGTGGATGTGGTCTGCACACTCTTCCCCATTATGAACAAG AGTGGTCTGTTGGTGACTCCAGTGGTGGGGTTCATTGAGGCCTCATTCTCTCCTCGCCCAAACCCAGCCGAGGTCAGCGCTGTGTTCACTGTCCCTCTGGAGTTCTTCACTAGAGAGATAGACCACTCATCCTACAGCGCGACTGGAATTGCTGGCTTGCTCCACAGTTTCCAGTTTCCGGACCCTGAATCAGGCAGCCACTATCAGATATGGGGCCTGACTGCCATTTTGGCTATACTGGTCTCTGTCCTAGCCCTCAGAAAAAAGCCTGAGTTTGAGACCGGTTTTGATTCTGATGACCCGGTATCTTTCTTCCAACACAATCTGAACAAGAGGATCAGTAAACTATGA